A genomic region of Ficedula albicollis isolate OC2 chromosome 12, FicAlb1.5, whole genome shotgun sequence contains the following coding sequences:
- the TMF1 gene encoding TATA element modulatory factor, producing MSWFNASQLSSFAKQALSQAQKSIDRVLDIQAEESPWPDAVIPDYGDGTNSLISGGWDTSSWGLSSNTEPQNQPVSPTAITKPVRRTVVDESENFFSAFLSPTDVQSIQKNPVVSKPPAKSQRPKEEVKSTLKESQHSSQLEGPVTTEEEVKDSSVAVLDLKSLDIPKEKLEENAVLKSDVQHEASTNEVTDQKVSALNFEEPEDSPTEKSSVGGDGAAGAAEGTSQPLGAGTKDLGLEGKERKTEDRQSNTPSPPISTFSSGTSTTSDIEVLDHESVISESSVSSRQEVADSKSSLHLMQTSFQLLSTSACADYNRLDDFQKMTESCSSSDAFERIDSFSVQSLDSRSVSEINSDDELSGRASASASVAVSPSVPKTETVDALKNKSENLNDAPVLHAEEAEMEESGRSATPVNSEQPDVVLVAAVQTVEEQVVKEEAEPQQDAGEQLEEEDSEKQELKKMIDSLTEKLEKREIQLLSASKERARLEEAYDNLKDEMFRMKEESSSLSSLKEEFAQRIADAEKKLQLACKERDAAKKEVKTVKEELATRLNTNETAELLKEKEEQIKGLMEEGEKLSKQQLHNSNIIKKLRAKEKERENTNTKQSKKIKELEEELQHLKQVLDGKEDLEKQHRDSIKQLNSVVERQEKDLAKLQAEVEELEERNRSVQAALDSAYKELADLHKANATKDSEAQEAALSREMKAKEELGLALEKAQEEARQQQEALAIQVADLRLALQRAEQQAARKEDYLRQEIGELQQRLQEAESRNQELSQSVTSATRPLLRQIENLQATLGAQTSSWEKLEKNLSDRLGESQTLLAAAAERERAATEELLANKIQMSSSESQNSLLRQENTRLQAQLEVERNKLKKMENENSRYEVELEGLKDEYAKTLEDAKKEKALLATQLEMEKMKVEQERKKAILVQEAAKEKDRKSFTVETVSSTPSMSRSSSLSGVDMAGLQTSFLSQDDPHDHSFGPIATSGSNLYDAIRMGSGSSVIENLQSQLKLREGEISHLQLEIGNLEKTRSIMAEELVKLTNQNDELEEKVKEIPKLRTQLKDLDQRYNTILQMYGEKAEEAEELRLDLEDVKNMYKTQIDELLKQRQN from the exons GGATGGGACACATCTTCCTGGGGCTTGAGCTCAAATACAGAACCCCAGAATCAGCCAGTATCACCCACAGCCATCACCAAGCCAGTGAGGAGGACGGTAGTGGATGAATCTGAAAACTTCTTCAGTGCCTTTCTCTCCCCCACAGACGTTCAGAGCATACAGAAAAACCCAGTGGTGTCCAAACCTCCAGCCAAATCACAGCGACCCAAAGAGGAGGTGAAAAGCACTTTAAAGGAGTCTCAACACTCCAGTCAGCTGGAAGGGCCAGTGACAACAGAGGAAGAAGTGAAGGATTCCTCTGTAGCTGTCCTGGACTTGAAAAGCCTTGATATTCCCAAGGagaaattagaagaaaatgctGTGCTTAAATCTGATGTCCAGCATGAAGCAAGCACAAATGAAGTTACTGACCAAAAGGTGTCTGCTCTAAATTTTGAAGAACCTGAAGATTCTCCTACTGAAAAATCCAGTGtaggaggggatggagcagcaggtgcagcCGAGGGCACTTCTCAGCCCCTTGGAGCAGGCACCAAAGACCTGGGtttggaagggaaggagagaaagacTGAGGACAGACAAAGCAATACCCCATCACCTCCCATCAGCACCTTCTCCTCAGGCACTTCCACAACCAGTGATATTGAAGTTCTGGACCACGAAAGTGTGATAAGTGAGAGCTCAGTAAGTTCCAGGCAAGAAGTTGCAGATTCCAAATCCAGCCTTCACCTGATGCAGACGTCGTTCCAGCTCTTATCCACATCTGCCTGTGCGGATTATAATCGCTTAGATGACTTCCAGAAAATgactgagagctgcagctcctcagatgCTTTTGAAAGAATTGATTCATTCAGTGTGCAGTCCTTGGATAGCAGGAGTGTTAGTGAAATAAATTCAGATGATGAGTTATCAGGCAGGGCTTCTGCTTCAGCGTCTGTCGCTGTCAGTCCTTCCGTGCCAAAGACAGAAACGGTTGACGccctgaaaaataaatctgaaaacttGAATGATGCTCCTGTGTTACATGCTGAGGAAGCTGAGATGGAGGAGAGTGGGAGAAGTGCAACCCCTGTTAATTCTGAACAGCCAGATGTTGTTTTGGTTGCTGCTGTGCAAACTGTTGAAGAGCAGGTTGTGAAGGAGGAGGCCGAGCcccagcaggatgctggggaACAACTGGAAGAAGAGGACAGTGAGAAGCAAGAGCTTAAAAAG ATGATTGATTCATTAACTgagaagctggagaagagggaaataCAGTTATTAAGTGCTAGTAAAGAAAGGGCTCGCTTGGAAGAAGCTTATGATAACCTCAAAGA TGAAATGTTTAGAATGAAggaagagagcagcagccttTCATCTCTTAAAGAGGAGTTTGCTCAGAGAATTGCAGATGCTGAGAAGAAGCTCCAACTAGCCTGCAAAGAGAGAGATGCAGCTAAAAAg GAAGTAAAGACTGTTAAAGAGGAATTGGCTACTAGACTTAATACCAATGAAACTGCTGAattactgaaagaaaaggaagagcaaatcAAAGGATTGATGGAGGAAG GAGAAAAGCTTTccaaacagcagctgcacaatTCCAACATTATTAAGAAATTAAGAgccaaagagaaagagagagaaaatactaacacaaaacagagcaaaaagatTAAGGAATTGGAAGAGGAGTTGCAGCATTTAAAACAG GTACTTGATGGCAAAGAAGACCTTGAGAAGCAGCATCGAGACAGCATTAAACAACTGAACAGTGTTGTGGAGAGACAAGAAAAGGACCTTGCTAAACTTCAGGCAGAAGTGGAGGAACTTGAAGAAAGGAACAGAAgtgtgcaggcagcactggACAGTGCATACAA ggaACTTGCAGATCTTCATAAAGCTAATGCTACAAAGGACAGCGAGGCTCAGGAAGCAGCCCTAAGTCGGGAAATGAAGGCAAAGGAGGAGCTTGGGTTAGCACTGGAAAAGGCCCAGGAGGAGGCTcgacagcagcaggaagcttTGGCAATTCAG GTGGCAGACCTGAGGCTGGCACTGCAAcgtgcagagcagcaggcagcaagaAAAGAAGATTATTTACGGCAGGAAATTGGTGAACTGCAGCAG AGACTCCaagaagcagagagcaggaaccAAGAACTGAGCCAAAGTGTTACCTCTGCCACACGGCCCCTTCTGCGGCAGATAGAGAACCTGCAGGCCACGCTGGGAGCACAGACCTCTTCAtgggaaaaactggaaaagaacCTTTCTGACAGGCTGG GTGAATCTCAAACTCTTctagcagcagctgctgagagagaACGGGCTGCTACAGAAGAACTTCTTGCTAATAAAATTCAGATGTCTTCTTCTGAATCTCAGAATAGTCTTTTAAGGCAAGAAAATACCCGTCTTCAGGCTCAGCTGGAAGTGGAGAGAAACAAattgaagaaaatggaaaacgAAAACAGCCG GTATGAGGTTGAACTAGAAGGGCTCAAAGATGAGTATGCAAAAACCTTAGaagatgcaaagaaagaaaag gcactgctggctaCTCAGTTAGAAATGGAGAAGATGAAGGTTGaacaggagaggaagaaggCTATTCTTGTGCAAGAAGCAGCAAAGGAGAAG gacCGAAAATCATTTACAGTTGAAACTGTGTCAAGTACACCTTCAATGTCCCGCTCCAGTTCCCTGAGTGGGGTGGACATGGCAGGTCTTCAGACCTCTTTTCTCTCACAG GATGATCCTCATGATCACTCATTTGGACCAATAGCTACCAGTGGGAGCAATCTCTATGATGCAATAAGGATGGGATCAGGTTCAAGTGTAATTGAAAACCTACAGTCACAGCTAAAACTAAGAGAAGGAGAGATTTCACATCTACAG CTGGAAATTGGAAACCTTGAGAAAACTCGATCAATAATGGCAGAAGAGCTGGTTAAATTAACAAATCAAAATGATGAACTTgaagaaaaagtgaaggaaataCCCAAATTACGCACGCAGTTAAAG GATTTGGATCAGAGGTACAACACCATTCTGCAGATGTatggggagaaggcagaggaggctgaggagctCCGACTGGATCTGGAAGATGTGAAAAACATGTACAAGACTCAGATAGATgaacttttaaaacaaagacaaaattaa